The stretch of DNA ATACTCCCCCTCTCTACAAATGTACAGAGAGCAGTTAATTGCTGATTTGTCTGTCCGCCCCTCAAAGGAAGTGATTGACAGCTCATGACTGACACTTGCTCAGCTCTGCAGCCCTCATCCAGCACTTGACACATTACCTGATCATCTTTGGGCTGTTCACTGTTTAGTGGGCGTTCCTACACATTAACTAGATTGTGTCAAGGTTATTGTGAATCACCAACCATTTTCCATCAAGCTCTGAATTAGCAGCTCTAACATTACATCCGAAATGTGCTCTGTTGCAGTATGTTGACGATCTCCTATTGGCAGCACCTGATGCTGAACTCTGTAAAAATGAGAGTTTGAAATTACTCAATTTTCTTGCTGATAATGGACACAAAGTTAGCAAAACCAAATTGCAGTTTGTGCAACCTTGTGTGACATTCCTGGGACACGTGATTTCAGAACAAGGCAGAACTATTTCTGAAAAACGCATTTCAGCAATAGTTCAGCTCCAAACACGTTCAACGTTCACCTTTGAAGGGTTTTGTGAAAACAGCTCGTGCTAGCAAACGCTTTGCACCTCGTTATGCTCCTGAAGTAATTtgtgaaatgcaattaaataacattacattGTAAGAAACTGAGACTTGGAAGCTAACGTTAACTTGAGGCAGCAAACGCTGACTGCTCACGTCACTGAGCTCACTGCTCAGTGACGTGTTGGTGGTGGCTCACACCGTCGCTAACGTATTCCGTCACacactttatttctcttttcttttctcttccattcactgaaattgatgagaaatgatttgtgttgtgcacaatccacaatctgttttgttgttttcttctcctctgactCCACGTGTGAATTTTCTCACGGCGCCTCAGAGTCTCAACCGAGTTTGAGAGAAACGGGAGACTTGAGGGCTCAAGGTGAGCTTATACCTGCtgccccccaacacacacacacacacacacacacacacacaccgcttcCCATGTAGCGTCAGGCCCGCGCTGCTTTGCCCTGAGTGTGTAGGAGTTGCAGCAGTGTGTTGTTGCAGCTTTGTTGCTGCGGTTGCATGGCTGTGTGACGTGCCGCTCTGCTAACGCTGCATGCTAGCTGAAGATTCAAAGTCTGCTTTaattctgctgaaatgtctcCGGTTTCTGTTGAGATTCtccaaaaatattcctttacaCGATCtatgaaaaacccagaaagcGGTGGAGCTTTttagtaaaaactattttaaaatgtcaaattttggtaatttaaaagaaaaatggatatgaaaagtagaaatgtttttttttttttttgcttgtttcttctctggtttgtaaagccagagaagaagaaacgaccagaatttatttgtgttatttactaaataaatagatttaaatgttaagtaaataaatactggggtttcaaatcaaaatgacacaaaagacaaacaaaatagatttatttcaaataaaactaatatacaTTAGAATGCTGAcgttacaaaaaaattttatactgttatgtaaaatacatgttttgaagGAATCCCTTTGATCTTATAAATTAGTAAGAAGACGTGGAGCTTCTGCTACGTGAGGAAACATAGAAAGAgctaatcagaaataaaaatagatttaaaaaagtttgactgctttaaagtcagtcaatatttttttattgattattgaggAATGTTATAAATAGTTTAGTTACTTTGAAATTCTTACATTATCTTTTGAGATGCTGTTgtcatttcctatcagaaataagtttttaatctcCAATTGTCAGGTATGAAGATGTTTATGTtagtgatgggtaaatgaggcgtcatgtATCGTTTTGACccaaagcaaaactgtattgataccGCGTCAATACtgtgtcactgaatactgacacctgctggacattaaaaatccctacaggcaacgcagttcacagactgatttgatgacctagtccaggggtgggcaactccaggcctcgagggccggtctcctgcaacttttagatgcatctctacttcaacacacctgagtcaaataatgaggtcattagcaggactctggagaacttgactgcacttaggaggtgattcagctgttggattcaagcgtgttggaccagggagacatctaagagttgcaggacaccggcccttgaggaccaggattgcccacccctgacctagtctatacaataagatttaagtcatttaatttcatcGTATATTGTATAAtgtcatatcttcagttaaaatcaaaatatatttgatattcttcGATACAGTCAATAAGTAATGTGAACATGaaccaagtgatgaaaatgaaagcgatcgtgtttggaatgaggatgcttgtggactgggggtttttttgctggtgttttttcccacaaattttcatttaaaaaaaaaaaaaaggtttttctaaaattttgaaatttaatcTATTCcgtttttttgacacaacttctcctgctgtagaaaaaatgaagtaaacaatacatttttatgaaataattgataaaaagcagctgagtaatttgtagactggctgtatacctgagtttatccaggtgtatctgtgacttcattctgatgccctatgcctcagcattgaggaggtgaatttatttaaataaaacagattttagtgacactgtatattgttcacataacttacattttgtcttttatattttgtacgcagatctttatggatgtgttttgctggaaatgtcttttttgtatttatttatagcgggattgtctttatttcccttttttctgcctaaagatttttatttatggagggtaatttaagaataaaattatgaaatgtataatttcaaaggagaaacatgcaaaacttaacctgcagaacataatatgaaagtaaactaagagtcggtttcagctgaatttggatCCAGATAGATCGagtagaaactgaaaagaaccgGATGAAACAACTACGAAGTGAGAACCAATACCTTATTTTCTGACGTAAGATTAAAATGGCCCCATACTACCAAACCTTTCGTTTGCCTTGAGGCTCCATAGTTGACGCTGTACCGTAAAAGGTCAAGAATTATTTTGGCAAATGCATCCCGTTGACAGATTGGCTTCCATATATAAACAGTTTGGCGCACCAGTGTCATTTGGAAACAGTTCCTGTATCGGTCACGTGACTTGCTGAAAACGATAAGCGCACCGACGCTGATTTTGGTCTATGAGCTTGACACATGCGCCGACGCATCGGTGTTACCGGACCCATCACTAGTTTATGTTTCAAACATCTTATCGACAGTTaaagaacttttttaaaatttatttatgtacagtGAATCAAATCTTAATGTTGCAGTGATATTCTGGGTTTTTCAGAAATGGCTTCAgtctgttttactttcttttactTCCCCTTTCTCAGTTTGGAAGTCACAGACAAAATGTAGTAAAAGTAACGAGAGAGTAAATATGGTAATAGATTATTTacaactgttttttattattattaaaacaagatttaactTTACCGCTAAactggaataaaagaaaagttggtttcacaagcaaaaataaaaaaagctgtaaTGACTGTTGACTACATTTTGTCTAGTTAAAGGCTCCACAGCTTTGTGCTGCAACCTAAATGTGACAtaaagataaactgagctcaGAGCGGCTGAGGTCACTGTAAGAAAAACTTCAGCTTGATTAGACTTTATAGTTTCATTCACTGCCGCccctaaaagaaacaaaaagtcacttCTGTGAAAGATTTGTTGCAAACAATCCCAGcaggattttaatttattctaagCCAATCTCTCCTCCGTGTCTTTCTCCCCACAGTCGCCATGTACCTGGGGATCAGAAAGGGGAAATTAAAGACGGTAAGCCCCGCTCCCTCAGATTCACTTGGAATATGAGAACCACCAGCTCCATGGAGCCCCGCGACATCATGAGGGAGATCCGCAAGGTGCTCGACGCCAACAACTGCGACTACGAACAGCAAGAGAGTTTCCTGCTCCTCTGCGTCCATGGCGACGGGCGGGCCGAGAACCTGGTCCAGTGGGAGATGGAGGTCTGCAAGCTCCCCCGTCTCTCCCTGAACGGCGTCCGCTTCAAAAGGATATCCGGGTCGTCCATCGCTTTCAAGAACATTGCTTCCAAAATAGCCAACGACTTAAAACTATGAACAAAAGGACTTAAAagataagttaaaaaaaaatctaaatcaaatctATATTCAGAGGTATTTAAGCTGTACAATCATCCAAGTAGCAGTTTCCAAATGTCTCCTTTTTGTCCCCTGGGGCAACCGGGTTCCCGCGGGCAccgtgttggtgacccctgttttggatcaataaagtatttttgaatttgaatttttcttccaaaccaTGCTTTACGACAGAGAGAAGTTTTCCCCATTTGAAGGTCGgaaactgaaagcagaaatataatgtcACACCAGCAGtgaaagtttcaaaaatgtcattgtgaacttagactggttggccagtaggtggcagcataagGAGTGATAAACATGACAACGATACTTGTGTGGCAATATGCCCTGTGGGCTCTGAACGCACCACACAAGTGCCTGAATTTAATTGGTTGTGGCGCTGTCTGTATATAAAGGGCCCTCCCTCACCTGGTAgacatcatgttttccttccggtTCACACCTCGCTGTTTGCTGGCGCTGCACGCCAGCCGCGTACTAATGCGCTCTTGAATGATGCGGTTAACGACGCACTAATCGCTGATCGATCCTTCTTGTGGTAAGAAGCTTCTCACACCCTTAATGTCTGTTAGCCTAgccttagctaaaaaaaaagttggtttcacagtggaaaaaaaacgaTTCATcaaattgtgcatatttttcaaatcaagcaaaaagaactgaataacttttgattcgttgttattaattttgccgtagaaaacccccaacaaagctcctgtttgctgtttgtccatggacaaactCTTCAACAGTCACCTGGCAAAAAACTGGGAAGGAGGCTCTGTGGGAGGAGAGCAAAGCGCTTACTGGCGAGTCAAAGCATCTGAATTTATTAGGTCTCTATATGGCGAttaacataaatcatttaaaaaaaaattattttccattcatccatttctatCTAAGGggaacacactcacacctagggagaatttggagTGACCAATGAACTCTTaccttgttgtcatgtttttggaatgtgggaggaaaccggagtacccggaggaaacccacgcatgcacagggagaacatgcaaactccatgcagaaaggcTGGGAAgcgaacccacaaccttccgACTGCAAGGCAACAACCTTACGGactgagccactgtgcagcccgctaTAGAATGGCGCTACTATTAATATATCTCTTAGCATTTTGACGTCACCTGCGTTCTCGGCTGACTACGTTAGCAACCGGGTTCCCATGGGAAccgtgttggtgacccctgttttggatcaataaagtatttttgaattgaattttgaatttttcttccaaaccaTGCTTTACGACAGAGAGAAGTTTTTCCCATTTGAAGGTCCGAAACTGACATAGTTAataatgaaagcagaaatataatgtcACATCAGTcatgtaagttttaaaaatgtcattgtgaaCTTAGACcggttggccagtaggtggcagcataagGAGTGATAAACATGACAACGCGATACTTGCTTTACCTGCATTATTTGTAGTCCGATTTTTCTGACGCACCAGTGCGTGCGTTCGTCAATGAAAGTCATGGAAACGACGTTAGCGTCCTCAACCCTATAAATGACGCTGACCTTCTGAGTTCTTTCCCCTTTGCGACGGGACTTTTGagagagacgcctgaaggagcctttaCAGCCTCGGAAGGTTTGAGCTTGTTGAAAAGTCTACTGTGCAAAACTTGTTAAAGAAGCGCTTGCTGAAATACGCACTTGCTGAAGAAGCCCGTGGATAAGAAACCTGCGAAAGACGGTTCCTGGCCAGGAGAAGCACCAACAGGGTGACcagctggaaggttaaaatcgttcttttattttttaataaacgaaagcaagttattactaagacattagtgacttgtttagtttattttgtgtgtgtgtgttttaaagaaatactgactgctgtagaaaaaaaagactagtAGCATTCTTTGCTAGCATAGATCGTTCTTAACTAATGAGGCTTTTTCTTAACTGAATTTCGCTggaaatgtcaggaatgttaaactgtggtgtagtgatttatgaaatatatgtattttacttaATTATAGTCAAATCAGTTAAATTAACGTCAaatttctggaaaattagcATGGgttttgaccgttattttttgaaaaatgccatgataaacactcagtttccatggatacgctAAATGAAATacgttaaatatttaacattaggttttgaccgttattttttgaaaaatgccctgacaaacatacttggtttccatggtaatcACATCAGACTAGCGGTTTATTAGGACACTCGAAGACGCTTTACATAAAATTTCCATTCATGCACacgttcacacactgatgataTTAAGCTaatggattgtagccacagatgTTATATCGTGCCAGCAATAAACTCCAGCTAAAGGTGGgagaagtgtcttgctcaaggacacaacgacagaggcggACCATTGCAGagcaaactcctaccactgttgccccagtaataagcattataagtgtgtgtttgtgtttgttaatgATAGAACATTAGTAGGCAATGAATTGTGTATAGACATACAGTAGTTATCATCAATTAAAGCtgattttaacaaagaaaataaggttttctttgtaaaaaaaaaaaaaaatcagctttgatgactttggtgttCAGTTTTTGGAAATTACAACTCTCTGTCTAGGAAAATATAATTGCATTTTTGGGGTGCAACGTATTTGTGAgttaattgaatttgttttgtgatttatatGCTAGTTATTTGAAATTCTGGAAAATGTCACTAATGCTGACTGgacttgttttggtttgaaaaaatgtttgtagtctccatggatacattgaataaataacacacaactttattcttagaaaaatctttaaagaacaatcaatgtgtacctgttgatttcacaaagtaactcaattatttagtttattgtaattactcaagaccagaaaaacagtgttttgcTCCATCTTTGAGGCATCATGCACACATAAGGGatgcagattattattttaatgattttgtcTGGCTTATCTCCAGACAAAATATAATGGCCATTTTAACACTGGATATGGATTTCTTAaccaaataaacagttttatttttgtaggaggGAGCCCCTGGAAACGGAGGAAAGGCCACTTATGTCGGCCTGTTTATTTAGATCCCCAGTctttaaacttaattaattttacaggtttacatttctgttgttgGCTATATGTGGGAGTATGAAGGTAGTACTGATGGGGTGTCAGACTTGCTGTCTTTGTGATTGTGGAGCTCAAAGGAATTTAGTTTGATTAACTACGATTAACATTTTGGTCATTTACAAATGCTTTTGGAAACATATATTTCTAAACTTTGATACttttaaagtattaaagttGTGTAAGCAGTGATTTAAGTGTAATAATTATGAATGGATCACATATCTTATCCCTGGCTATTGTTAAGAATGATCAAATGTACCTGAGCATCAAAGATTTGTGAGGATGGGTTGTTATATAAAGGTAAACTGAGTAACTTGTTGCAGTCTTATTTCATTCACACTTATGGCACAGTCTAAGATTACAGGTGTTTCAGTAGCTATTAAGACATTCTAAACACAGTGTATAGctctttaatttatgtttccaaatgtttaaTAGTTTATGGTTAGGGATGAATTGCCAATAAgtctaaatttgatttgttgtctTTAATGATTGATTGGTACCAAGATGAAGCTGCAAGTTTGTTTGTCTGAGTGGCGATGCTCCATACATGTTTGATCATTGAGTTTTAGAGTGTGTtctggtttttatgtaaaattgtattttttgctgtttttttgtgactaaagataagctatatttgttttatctcttAATTCCCGTCTTTATTGTATAATCAAATACAATGGCATAGCAATAATattgttaattaaatatattcaagaaaaacaaacacattcacaaacctGGGTTATTGTATTGTTGGTATTTTAGTTCCCtcaaaacattgctttggacttttgtgaaGGTCTAGATCCTGAattatagctttttttgctttgtttcttccTTTACAGCTCAGACCATggcgcttccagcagatggatccccaAAGTTGGAGGGACTTCCAGACAATGGTAAGGAACACGGTAAGGTGTGGTCAAATGAAACCGACATGGTTTCTGAAGACCACGGAGAGGGGTTGAGGTGTAGTTCACCTCCGCAGTCTGTGGACTGtgctaccagctccagtggtagctctactaccagctccagtgaagATGAGGTAGGTAATGCCTGTACtatcagctccagtggtagctctactactagctccagtggtagctctactaccagctccagcggtagctctactaccagctccagtgaagACGAGGCTAATAATGAAGACCAGGATGACTTTTATTCCAGACTTCGGATTGTCCAGGTCCTTGCACCAAACATTAAATTCCTGTGGGGCATAGGAGTGCTTGAACAGTCATTGAAACATCTCAATTCGAAGCTTGATCAGCTGAGCTCCGCTGTGGACCGTGGCAGTGCTGCGTCACTGCGCTCTGAGATTCTTGAGATTCTTCCCCCAAAtttcaaatacataaaagaCATTGGGGTAGCTGAGAAGCCTGAAGAAGACACGGCTCCTTGTACTTCACTTGAATTCACGTCTGGActtgacaaacaggaagagcccattttgcgtccagagaaCTCCAGACCTATTGGTACCTCGCAACACcatcaggtaggtttggaagaggacggGGCTTCTTTGACTTCTGGCCGCGCCAGGAGCATTACACAGAAGGTGGATGCTGCGAAGGAGGACAACCCACCATTAAAGCTTAGTTTTGGTACAGTGCTTCCTTCCAGCTTTGA from Xiphophorus hellerii strain 12219 chromosome 19, Xiphophorus_hellerii-4.1, whole genome shotgun sequence encodes:
- the LOC116708609 gene encoding MAP/microtubule affinity-regulating kinase 3-like, with the translated sequence MRTTSSMEPRDIMREIRKVLDANNCDYEQQESFLLLCVHGDGRAENLVQWEMEVCKLPRLSLNGVRFKRISGSSIAFKNIASKIANDLKL